One genomic window of Pseudoxanthomonas sp. includes the following:
- a CDS encoding ankyrin repeat domain-containing protein — translation MPEPARRPMPAAWLALVVGLSLAALTYLGGWIAAAGALLAQPALALAVSWHARTRGPAGRDFLKRDLAALLGLWAVGFAVVAVLLVWPLQALRSGGSLAAAVGLSAVSGACLIGLWRTWPLWQAVECEGGTLSRQWRAMASREAGDWHGLAVAAAVAVAIGFGLSLAWPALWSSTLRGVGTALYVIALPLLHFGLQRTVRAGGLPVLEMPARPPAARVAPIVAPKPVAAAPTVEPARSAPVHAPALDAELYEAARGGRVERALQLIEAGANPRALPAAGARDQRSLAVLAAVLPDLRLLRLLIGKGIDLNQVHAGMTPLLAATRDSWHGRPDAVTTLLTNGADPRRADADGNTPLHHAARSSDPGVVALLRDAAAELDARNAEGVTPLGIACIAGNWRLAKFLLERGARPEPAGGQPVLLAAAGTEEDDPAGVQLLLKHKAKVDARGAGGRSALHAAALAGHGEILTALLAAGAAADLHDDAGNTPWLEAARSGNLVAIDILASAGVEIGAVDANGRNALMLAATGEQVSSTLIRRLLELGLDPAQRDAGGQRAVDVAAAAGRWALVSQLDPDYPLPNAVSVADSSQPPPDQAPLGLLREALERGDAADLDGLARLCSPVELGSLLHAPTLSTTPRVLQWLLRHGAVGEPRDVYGDVPLIASLARGPSALPAIRVLLDAGLSPAGGAGLARFLSACVQAGARDDAAARSLALELLQRGADPFAATVAGDQPLSLAVQLDWSPLVEALLAIGVDRETRDARGMSALHLATALGNVPMVRRLIASGAAPDARAADGQTPLGVALSSGRRDLADWLDWRVWPLPRRPLRSGDLPLAAIAGDVDAVRRLLDLGFDVDAPDAQGCSALLRAAGGGHGAVVDLLLARGADPQRTARTGATPLSAAVSMRQAAIVNALLDAGADIEYRLPGEVSVLMLAAALGLPDIAARLLTAGANVHAVDAQGLTPLHCAGLFGFIARDRSRLLALMDTLLLAGAEPDGAGASSVSPMLLLLGARAEPGTDCDEDVILAGLDRLLEEDIALDVRDPRGFGPLHLAALHGLLRVVQRLLRAGADPDLRDGLNRSPREVAIMRGFVDVAGELSPGVRPGSGAPIARYLRDQG, via the coding sequence ATGCCTGAGCCCGCGCGTCGACCGATGCCCGCGGCCTGGCTGGCCCTGGTGGTCGGTCTGTCACTGGCAGCCCTGACCTACCTGGGTGGTTGGATCGCCGCGGCCGGTGCGCTGCTGGCGCAGCCGGCGCTGGCACTGGCGGTGTCCTGGCACGCGCGCACGCGCGGGCCGGCGGGTCGGGATTTCCTGAAACGCGACCTGGCGGCCCTGTTGGGACTGTGGGCCGTGGGATTCGCCGTGGTGGCCGTGCTGTTGGTGTGGCCGCTGCAGGCGCTGCGCAGCGGTGGCAGCCTGGCTGCGGCGGTTGGCCTGAGCGCGGTCAGCGGTGCCTGCCTGATCGGGCTGTGGCGTACCTGGCCGCTGTGGCAGGCGGTGGAATGCGAAGGTGGCACGCTGTCGCGCCAGTGGCGCGCCATGGCCAGCCGCGAGGCCGGTGACTGGCACGGTCTGGCCGTGGCGGCGGCCGTGGCGGTGGCCATCGGGTTTGGCCTGAGCCTGGCCTGGCCGGCGCTGTGGTCCAGCACCCTGCGCGGCGTGGGCACGGCGCTCTATGTGATCGCCTTGCCGCTGCTGCACTTCGGCCTGCAGCGCACGGTGCGCGCCGGCGGCCTGCCGGTGCTGGAAATGCCCGCCCGCCCGCCCGCCGCCCGGGTCGCGCCAATCGTGGCGCCGAAGCCGGTAGCGGCCGCGCCCACCGTCGAACCTGCGCGTTCGGCGCCAGTGCATGCGCCGGCGCTGGATGCCGAGCTGTACGAAGCCGCGCGCGGTGGCCGGGTCGAGCGTGCGCTGCAGCTGATCGAGGCCGGCGCCAATCCGCGTGCATTGCCCGCGGCGGGTGCGCGTGACCAGCGCAGCCTCGCGGTCCTGGCCGCGGTGCTGCCGGACCTGCGCCTGCTGCGGCTGTTGATCGGCAAGGGCATCGACCTCAACCAGGTCCACGCCGGCATGACGCCGCTGCTGGCCGCCACCCGTGACAGTTGGCATGGACGTCCCGATGCGGTCACCACGCTGCTGACCAACGGCGCCGACCCGCGCCGGGCCGATGCCGATGGCAATACGCCACTGCATCACGCCGCGCGCAGTTCCGACCCCGGCGTAGTCGCCCTGCTGCGCGATGCCGCGGCCGAACTCGACGCCCGCAATGCGGAGGGCGTGACGCCGCTGGGCATCGCCTGCATCGCCGGCAACTGGCGCCTGGCGAAGTTCCTGCTGGAGCGTGGTGCCAGGCCCGAACCGGCCGGTGGCCAGCCGGTGCTGCTGGCCGCCGCGGGTACCGAAGAGGACGACCCGGCGGGCGTGCAGCTGCTGCTCAAGCACAAGGCCAAGGTCGATGCCCGCGGTGCCGGCGGGCGCAGCGCGCTGCATGCCGCCGCGCTGGCTGGCCATGGCGAGATCCTGACGGCACTGCTGGCCGCAGGTGCGGCAGCCGACTTGCACGACGACGCCGGCAACACGCCGTGGCTGGAAGCCGCCCGCAGCGGCAATCTGGTCGCGATCGACATCCTGGCCAGCGCCGGCGTGGAGATCGGCGCGGTCGATGCGAATGGCCGCAACGCCCTGATGCTGGCGGCCACGGGCGAACAGGTATCGTCCACCCTGATCCGCCGCCTGCTGGAGCTTGGCCTGGACCCGGCCCAACGCGATGCCGGTGGCCAGCGCGCGGTCGATGTCGCCGCCGCCGCGGGACGCTGGGCGCTGGTCTCCCAGCTCGATCCCGACTACCCGCTGCCCAATGCCGTGTCGGTTGCCGACAGCAGCCAGCCGCCACCGGACCAGGCGCCGCTGGGTCTGCTGCGCGAAGCATTGGAGCGTGGTGACGCCGCCGATCTGGACGGCCTGGCGCGGCTGTGTTCGCCAGTGGAACTGGGCAGCCTGCTGCACGCGCCGACCCTGTCGACCACCCCGCGCGTGCTGCAGTGGCTGCTGCGCCACGGCGCGGTCGGTGAACCGCGCGATGTGTACGGCGATGTGCCGCTGATCGCCAGCCTGGCGCGTGGCCCCTCGGCATTGCCGGCCATCCGCGTGCTGCTCGATGCGGGCCTGTCGCCGGCCGGTGGTGCGGGTCTGGCGCGCTTCCTGTCCGCCTGCGTGCAGGCCGGTGCACGTGACGATGCCGCGGCACGCTCGCTCGCGCTGGAGCTGCTGCAGCGCGGCGCCGATCCCTTCGCGGCCACGGTCGCCGGCGACCAGCCGTTATCGCTGGCGGTGCAGTTGGACTGGAGCCCACTGGTCGAGGCGCTGCTGGCGATCGGCGTGGATCGGGAAACCCGTGATGCGCGCGGCATGTCCGCGCTGCACCTGGCCACCGCGCTGGGCAACGTGCCGATGGTGCGTCGCCTGATCGCCAGCGGCGCCGCGCCGGATGCACGCGCTGCCGATGGCCAGACGCCGCTGGGCGTGGCCTTGTCCAGTGGTCGTCGCGACCTGGCCGACTGGCTGGACTGGCGCGTGTGGCCGCTGCCGCGCCGGCCGTTGCGCAGCGGCGACCTGCCGCTGGCCGCGATTGCGGGCGATGTCGACGCGGTGCGCCGGCTGCTGGACCTGGGTTTCGACGTGGACGCCCCCGACGCGCAGGGCTGCAGTGCATTGCTGCGGGCCGCCGGTGGCGGCCATGGCGCCGTCGTGGATCTGCTGCTGGCGCGCGGCGCCGACCCGCAGCGCACCGCGCGCACCGGCGCCACGCCGCTGTCGGCGGCAGTCAGCATGCGCCAGGCCGCGATCGTCAACGCGCTGCTCGATGCGGGCGCGGACATCGAATACCGCCTGCCCGGCGAGGTCAGCGTTTTGATGCTGGCCGCGGCCCTGGGCCTGCCGGACATCGCCGCACGCCTGCTCACCGCCGGCGCGAACGTGCATGCCGTCGATGCGCAGGGCCTGACGCCGCTGCACTGCGCCGGCCTGTTCGGGTTCATCGCCCGCGACCGCTCGCGCCTGCTGGCCTTGATGGACACGCTGCTGCTGGCCGGTGCCGAACCCGATGGCGCCGGTGCCAGCAGCGTCAGCCCGATGCTGCTGTTGCTGGGCGCCCGCGCCGAACCGGGCACGGACTGCGATGAGGACGTGATCCTGGCTGGCCTGGACCGGCTGCTGGAGGAGGACATCGCCCTGGACGTACGCGACCCGCGCGGTTTCGGCCCGTTGCACCTGGCGGCCTTGCATGGGTTGCTGCGCGTGGTCCAGCGGCTGCTCCGCGCCGGCGCCGATCCCGACTTGCGCGATGGGCTGAACCGCAGTCCGCGCGAAGTGGCGATCATGCGTGGCTTCGTCGATGTCGCTGGTGAGCTGTCGCCCGGTGTCCGCCCCGGCAGCGGCGCGCCGATCGCGCGTTACCTGCGCGACCAGGGTTGA
- a CDS encoding tRNA-binding protein, whose protein sequence is MSHATPVDAAPITWADFEKVLLVAGTVLRVEAFPEARRPAYKVWADFGPYGERKTSAQITNLYAPEDLVGRQIVAVINFPEKQIGPFKSQFLLTGAYTDEGVVVTTLERTVPNGARLG, encoded by the coding sequence ATGTCCCACGCCACGCCTGTCGACGCCGCACCGATCACCTGGGCCGATTTCGAGAAAGTGCTGCTGGTCGCCGGCACCGTCCTCAGGGTCGAGGCCTTTCCGGAGGCACGTCGTCCGGCCTACAAGGTATGGGCCGATTTCGGGCCGTATGGCGAGCGCAAGACCAGCGCCCAGATCACGAATCTGTACGCGCCTGAAGACCTGGTCGGCAGGCAGATCGTGGCGGTGATCAATTTCCCCGAGAAGCAGATCGGGCCGTTCAAGTCGCAGTTCCTGCTGACCGGTGCCTACACCGACGAGGGCGTGGTGGTGACCACGCTGGAACGCACGGTGCCCAACGGCGCACGCCTGGGCTGA
- a CDS encoding monovalent cation:proton antiporter-2 (CPA2) family protein: MHGSGLQLALVFLLAGVIAVPAFKRFGLGAVLAYLVAGAVLGPDGLGFVRDAERILDASEIGVVMLLFVIGLELSPARLRVMRKPVFGTGGLQVLLCTLILGSICMGLGLSWKSALIVGMGLALSSTAVSLQLLAERKALTSDYGRTGFAVLLFQDLAAIPLLAAIPLLGGAKNQTLTWSAALHAVGAIVIVVLCGRLLLRHLFRVVARTRMPEVFTASALLVVLGTAWFMELAGLSAGLGAFLAGVLLSDSEFRHELESQIEPFKSLLLGLFFIAVGMSIDLDRIRAEPQIIAAGVVALLLVKVGVLFVLGRWQQQMSWRSALKLGGVLWLGGEFAFVVFNQAVQANLLSVEHHDRLVAMVGLSMAATPLLLIATGRWLDHAPADAPKRAFDEVDDQQPQVLIAGMGRFGQIVARLLTAQRLPFVALEHSPETVDNLRRFGNARLFYGDPTRPDLLRAAGAQHCKVFVVAMDDPDTNIRATRLIRRMYPKAIVLSRARNRQHAWRLMDLGTEPFRETFGSSLEMGERVLTALGIPASTAAQHARQFRAHDEKLLREQYLIYDDEAALLQTAKDARRDLEKLFAADISGDDGIVRDDPTPERS; the protein is encoded by the coding sequence ATGCACGGCAGTGGTCTGCAACTCGCCCTGGTATTCCTGTTGGCCGGCGTGATTGCCGTGCCGGCGTTCAAGCGCTTCGGGCTGGGCGCGGTGCTGGCGTACCTGGTCGCCGGGGCGGTGTTGGGGCCGGATGGGCTCGGGTTCGTGCGCGATGCCGAACGCATCCTCGATGCGTCGGAGATCGGCGTGGTCATGCTGCTGTTCGTGATCGGGCTGGAACTGTCCCCTGCGCGCCTGCGGGTGATGCGCAAACCGGTGTTCGGCACCGGTGGACTGCAGGTGCTGCTGTGCACGCTGATCCTGGGCAGCATCTGCATGGGCCTGGGGCTGAGCTGGAAATCGGCACTGATCGTGGGCATGGGCCTGGCCCTGTCGTCCACTGCGGTCAGCCTGCAGCTGCTGGCCGAACGCAAGGCGCTGACCAGCGATTACGGCCGCACCGGATTTGCGGTGCTGCTGTTCCAGGACCTGGCGGCGATCCCGTTGCTGGCCGCGATTCCATTGCTGGGTGGGGCCAAGAACCAGACCCTGACCTGGTCGGCGGCGCTGCATGCAGTCGGCGCCATCGTGATCGTGGTGTTGTGCGGCCGGCTGTTGCTGCGTCACCTGTTCCGCGTGGTCGCCCGCACGCGCATGCCCGAGGTCTTCACCGCCAGTGCGTTGCTGGTGGTGCTGGGCACGGCCTGGTTCATGGAGCTGGCGGGATTGAGCGCGGGCCTGGGCGCGTTCCTGGCCGGCGTGCTGCTGTCCGATTCGGAATTCCGCCACGAACTGGAATCGCAGATCGAACCGTTCAAGAGCCTGCTGCTGGGCCTGTTCTTCATCGCCGTGGGCATGAGCATCGACCTGGACCGCATCCGCGCCGAGCCGCAGATCATCGCCGCCGGCGTGGTCGCGCTGCTGCTGGTGAAGGTGGGTGTGCTGTTCGTGCTCGGCCGTTGGCAGCAGCAGATGAGCTGGCGTTCGGCGCTGAAACTTGGCGGCGTGTTGTGGCTGGGCGGTGAATTCGCCTTCGTGGTATTCAACCAGGCCGTGCAGGCCAACCTGCTCAGCGTCGAGCACCACGACCGGCTGGTGGCGATGGTTGGCCTGTCGATGGCGGCCACGCCACTGCTGCTGATCGCCACCGGCCGCTGGCTGGACCACGCGCCGGCGGACGCGCCCAAGCGCGCCTTCGACGAAGTGGACGACCAGCAGCCGCAGGTGTTGATCGCCGGCATGGGCCGCTTCGGCCAGATCGTCGCGCGCCTGCTGACCGCACAGCGGCTGCCGTTCGTGGCGCTGGAACACAGCCCGGAGACGGTGGACAACCTGCGCCGCTTCGGCAACGCGCGGCTGTTCTACGGCGATCCCACGCGCCCGGACCTGCTGCGCGCCGCCGGTGCCCAGCACTGCAAGGTGTTCGTGGTGGCGATGGACGACCCGGACACCAACATCCGCGCCACGCGCCTGATCCGGCGCATGTATCCCAAGGCCATCGTGCTGTCGCGCGCGCGCAACCGCCAGCATGCGTGGCGCCTGATGGACCTGGGCACCGAGCCTTTCCGCGAGACCTTCGGTTCCAGCCTGGAGATGGGCGAGCGCGTGCTGACCGCGCTGGGCATTCCCGCCAGCACCGCCGCGCAGCACGCCCGGCAATTCCGCGCGCATGACGAGAAGCTGCTGCGCGAGCAGTACCTGATCTACGACGACGAAGCGGCCCTGCTGCAGACGGCCAAGGACGCGCGCCGTGACCTGGAAAAGCTCTTCGCCGCCGACATTTCCGGCGACGACGGGATCGTCCGCGACGATCCCACGCCCGAGCGCAGCTGA
- a CDS encoding energy transducer TonB has translation MSKVLGMLLLLVGLVPLAHAADLQMQVVGEVGIDPDGKVFATDIKTIVTPQVKDLIEKTVRDWQFEPVLVDGKPGHVKANMNLTLLAKKSDGGYQLQVERARFYSARATTRMTPPRYPPEPARAGIGANVLVAVRVDAQGKVIDAVAVETSLPYRNVNAKVARSWGKYFEKATIQAARDWEFAPARVEFGDVADATLIVPVTYRIGEMPSDGWQNNSEGERRQIPWLATESQQFDPAGLKQGESLALNQRVKLRTQVEGITL, from the coding sequence ATGAGCAAGGTGCTTGGGATGTTGTTGTTGCTGGTCGGCCTGGTTCCGCTGGCACATGCAGCAGACCTGCAGATGCAGGTGGTAGGCGAGGTCGGTATCGATCCGGATGGCAAGGTCTTCGCCACCGACATCAAGACGATCGTAACGCCGCAGGTCAAAGACCTGATCGAGAAGACGGTTCGTGACTGGCAGTTCGAGCCGGTCCTGGTCGACGGCAAGCCAGGACACGTCAAGGCCAACATGAATCTGACGCTGCTGGCCAAGAAGTCGGATGGCGGTTATCAGTTGCAGGTGGAGCGCGCCAGGTTCTACAGCGCAAGAGCCACGACCAGGATGACGCCACCGCGTTACCCACCTGAGCCGGCCAGAGCGGGGATTGGCGCGAATGTCCTGGTCGCCGTACGTGTGGATGCGCAAGGCAAGGTCATCGATGCGGTCGCGGTCGAGACGTCGCTTCCCTATCGCAATGTCAACGCGAAAGTCGCGCGCAGCTGGGGAAAGTACTTTGAAAAGGCCACGATCCAGGCGGCCCGGGACTGGGAGTTTGCCCCGGCGCGGGTCGAGTTTGGTGACGTGGCTGATGCGACGTTGATCGTCCCGGTGACTTATCGCATCGGAGAGATGCCATCCGATGGCTGGCAGAACAACTCGGAAGGGGAGCGGCGGCAGATCCCCTGGCTCGCCACCGAGTCCCAGCAGTTCGATCCCGCTGGCCTGAAACAGGGGGAGTCCCTTGCACTGAATCAGCGCGTCAAGCTCAGGACGCAGGTCGAGGGAATAACGCTTTAG
- the rho gene encoding transcription termination factor Rho produces MSDSNETGAATAEKRVRKPRATKAATAKSDAGAPQANLALDSAPAAPPAAPAAPKPAAAETLAPPAAAAPQQQAPKSEPSESQAPRSDAGESNQPGEPRNPQHNAGGNEGGNNRPQQNNNQQGQGQGNNRRERFRNRRDRDRSGGNNNRGYGGDGFPADGANENFVPRPHPQVPEGFPQYSLSDLKRMPAFKLLDIADQLQIHEGVARARKQDVIFALLKVLTRHGEGVAADGVLEILPDGFGFLRAAEASYLAGPDDTYISPSQIRRFNLRTGDHLAGRIRFPKDGERYFALSIVDTINGEPIEASKGKVLFENLTPLFPRKRFTLERGNGSSEDISGRILDLMAPQGKGQRALIVSPPKAGKTMMMQQVATAITTNHPDVHLIVLLIDERPEEVTEMQRTVRGEVISSTFDEPAARHVQVAEMVIERAKRLVEHKKDVVIMLDSITRLARAYNNVVPSSGKVLSGGVDANALHRPKRFFGAARNVEEGGSLTIIATALVETGSKMDEVIYEEFKGTGNSEVHLNRRITEKRVYPAIDINRSGTRREDLLIEPELLQKIWILRKLLHPMDEIAAMEFMLDKMKNTKSNDEFFSSMKR; encoded by the coding sequence TTGTCCGACAGCAACGAAACCGGCGCAGCAACCGCCGAGAAGCGCGTGCGCAAGCCGCGCGCGACCAAGGCCGCCACCGCCAAGAGCGACGCCGGCGCGCCGCAGGCCAACCTGGCCCTGGACAGCGCCCCCGCGGCGCCACCAGCAGCGCCCGCCGCACCCAAGCCCGCCGCCGCGGAAACCCTCGCCCCGCCCGCGGCTGCTGCGCCCCAGCAGCAGGCCCCGAAGAGCGAGCCGAGCGAATCCCAGGCCCCGCGTAGCGACGCCGGCGAATCCAACCAGCCTGGCGAGCCGCGCAACCCGCAGCACAATGCCGGCGGCAACGAGGGCGGCAACAACCGTCCCCAGCAGAACAACAACCAGCAAGGCCAGGGCCAGGGCAACAACCGGCGTGAGCGCTTCCGCAACCGGCGCGACCGTGATCGCAGCGGCGGCAACAACAACCGCGGCTACGGCGGTGACGGCTTCCCGGCCGATGGCGCCAACGAGAACTTCGTGCCGCGTCCGCACCCGCAGGTGCCGGAAGGCTTCCCGCAGTACTCGCTGAGCGACCTCAAGCGGATGCCGGCGTTCAAGCTGCTGGACATCGCCGACCAGCTGCAGATCCACGAAGGCGTCGCCCGCGCCCGCAAGCAGGACGTGATCTTCGCCCTGCTGAAAGTCCTGACCCGCCATGGCGAAGGCGTCGCCGCCGATGGCGTGCTGGAAATCCTGCCCGACGGCTTCGGCTTCCTGCGCGCGGCCGAGGCCAGCTACCTGGCCGGCCCGGACGACACCTACATCTCGCCCAGCCAGATCCGTCGCTTCAACCTGCGCACCGGCGACCACCTGGCCGGCCGCATCCGCTTCCCAAAGGATGGCGAGCGCTACTTCGCGCTGTCGATCGTGGACACCATCAACGGTGAGCCGATCGAAGCCAGCAAGGGCAAGGTCCTGTTCGAGAACCTGACCCCGCTGTTCCCGCGCAAGCGCTTCACCCTGGAGCGTGGCAACGGCTCGTCGGAAGACATTTCCGGCCGCATCCTCGACCTGATGGCGCCGCAGGGCAAAGGCCAGCGCGCGCTGATCGTCTCCCCGCCCAAGGCCGGCAAGACGATGATGATGCAGCAGGTGGCCACGGCCATCACCACCAATCATCCCGACGTGCACCTGATCGTGCTGCTGATCGACGAGCGCCCGGAAGAAGTGACCGAAATGCAGCGCACCGTGCGCGGCGAGGTCATCTCCTCGACCTTCGACGAACCGGCCGCGCGCCACGTGCAGGTCGCCGAGATGGTGATCGAGCGGGCCAAGCGCCTGGTCGAGCACAAGAAGGACGTGGTGATCATGCTGGACTCGATCACCCGCCTGGCCCGCGCCTACAACAACGTGGTGCCGAGCTCGGGCAAGGTGCTCAGCGGTGGCGTGGACGCCAACGCCCTGCATCGCCCGAAGCGCTTCTTCGGCGCGGCGCGTAACGTTGAGGAAGGCGGCTCGCTAACCATCATCGCTACCGCGCTGGTCGAGACCGGCTCGAAGATGGACGAGGTGATCTACGAAGAGTTCAAGGGCACCGGCAACTCGGAAGTGCACCTGAACCGTCGCATCACCGAGAAGCGCGTCTACCCGGCCATCGACATCAACCGTTCCGGCACCCGCCGCGAAGACCTACTGATCGAGCCGGAGCTGCTGCAGAAGATCTGGATCCTGCGCAAGCTGCTGCACCCGATGGACGAAATCGCCGCGATGGAGTTCATGCTCGACAAGATGAAGAACACCAAGTCGAACGATGAATTCTTCTCTTCCATGAAGAGATAA
- the trxA gene encoding thioredoxin TrxA → MSDKVTHVGDADFDAAVLQSSEPVLVDFWAEWCGPCKMIAPVLDELADSYGGRLKVVKLNVDDNRATAIKYHVRNIPLLLLFKDGQVQATQVGAVGKGQLTQMIDKAIGAAAA, encoded by the coding sequence ATGAGCGACAAGGTAACCCACGTCGGCGATGCCGATTTCGACGCAGCCGTCCTGCAGTCCAGCGAGCCCGTCCTGGTGGACTTCTGGGCCGAATGGTGCGGCCCGTGCAAGATGATCGCCCCGGTCCTGGACGAGCTGGCCGACAGTTACGGCGGCCGCCTGAAGGTGGTCAAGCTGAATGTGGACGACAACCGTGCCACGGCCATCAAGTACCACGTGCGCAACATCCCGCTGCTGCTGCTGTTCAAGGACGGCCAGGTCCAGGCCACCCAGGTCGGCGCCGTGGGCAAGGGTCAGCTGACCCAGATGATCGACAAGGCCATCGGCGCAGCCGCCGCCTGA
- the rhlB gene encoding ATP-dependent RNA helicase RhlB, producing the protein MSDKPLTDVTFNTFDLHPSLLAGLEAAGFSRCTPIQALTLPVALAGRDVAGQAQTGTGKTLAFLVAVMNRLLTRPALADRKPEDPRALIMAPTRELAIQIHKDAMKFGEALGLRFALIYGGVDYDKQRELLQQGVDVIIATPGRLIDYVKQHKVVSLHACEMCVMDEADRMFDLGFIKDIRFLLRRMPERGTRQTLLFSATLSHRVLELAYEHMNEPEKLVVEAETITAARVRQRMYLPADDEKIPLLIGLLSRSEGARTMVFVNTKAFVERVARALERAGYRVGVLSGDVPQKKRETLLKQFQAGRLELLVATDVAARGLHIDGVSHVYNYDLPFDAEDYVHRIGRTARLGAEGDAISFACERYAQSLPDIEAYIEQKIPVEPITTELLTALPRPERAPLPAAEEGEEAESVSAIFREAREQKAADEARRGGGRSSGGPGGRSGGPREGGRSGSGGGAGGRGPRPPRPPRSAPAATDKAAVPPAGDPLVAAKAGPVQANAPGAVADGQAPQGDKPARKRRRRRHGRPVEGGEATQGAASSVGGDVAAKAPRTAGNPPPKARPADAPVVATSNDSFLTRLGRKIKSLVGG; encoded by the coding sequence ATGAGCGACAAGCCCCTTACCGACGTCACCTTCAACACGTTCGACCTGCATCCCAGCCTGCTGGCCGGGCTGGAAGCGGCCGGTTTTTCCCGCTGCACGCCGATCCAGGCGCTGACCCTGCCGGTGGCCCTCGCCGGCCGCGATGTCGCGGGTCAGGCCCAGACCGGCACCGGCAAGACCCTGGCGTTCCTGGTGGCGGTGATGAACCGCCTGCTGACCCGTCCGGCGCTGGCCGACCGCAAGCCGGAGGACCCGCGCGCGCTGATCATGGCGCCGACCCGCGAGCTGGCCATCCAGATTCACAAGGATGCGATGAAGTTCGGTGAGGCCCTGGGCCTGCGCTTCGCCCTGATCTACGGTGGCGTGGACTACGACAAGCAGCGCGAGCTGCTGCAGCAGGGCGTGGACGTGATCATCGCCACCCCGGGCCGCCTGATCGACTACGTCAAGCAGCACAAGGTGGTGTCCCTGCACGCCTGCGAGATGTGCGTGATGGACGAAGCCGACCGCATGTTCGACCTGGGTTTCATCAAGGACATCCGCTTCCTGCTGCGGCGCATGCCCGAGCGCGGCACCCGCCAGACGCTGCTGTTCTCGGCCACGCTGAGCCATCGCGTGCTGGAGCTGGCCTATGAGCACATGAACGAGCCGGAAAAGCTCGTCGTCGAAGCCGAGACCATCACTGCCGCGCGTGTGCGCCAGCGCATGTACCTGCCGGCTGACGACGAGAAGATCCCGTTGCTGATCGGCCTGCTGTCGCGCAGCGAAGGCGCGCGCACCATGGTGTTCGTCAATACCAAGGCCTTCGTCGAACGCGTGGCCCGTGCGCTGGAGCGTGCCGGTTACCGCGTCGGCGTGCTCTCGGGCGATGTCCCGCAGAAGAAGCGCGAAACCCTGCTCAAGCAGTTCCAGGCCGGTCGCCTCGAATTGCTGGTCGCTACAGATGTGGCCGCGCGCGGGCTGCACATCGACGGGGTCAGCCACGTCTACAACTACGACCTGCCGTTCGACGCCGAGGACTACGTGCACCGCATCGGCCGCACCGCGCGCCTGGGTGCCGAGGGTGATGCGATCAGCTTCGCCTGCGAGCGCTATGCGCAGAGCCTGCCGGACATCGAGGCCTACATCGAGCAGAAGATCCCGGTCGAGCCGATCACCACCGAACTGCTGACCGCGCTGCCGCGCCCGGAGCGCGCGCCGCTGCCGGCCGCCGAAGAAGGCGAGGAAGCTGAAAGCGTCAGCGCGATCTTCCGTGAAGCCCGCGAGCAGAAGGCCGCCGACGAAGCCCGCCGTGGCGGCGGACGTTCGTCCGGTGGCCCGGGTGGCCGCAGCGGCGGTCCGCGCGAGGGTGGGCGCAGTGGTTCGGGCGGTGGTGCGGGTGGCCGTGGTCCCCGCCCGCCGCGTCCACCGCGCAGCGCGCCGGCGGCGACAGACAAGGCCGCCGTGCCGCCGGCGGGTGATCCGCTGGTCGCTGCCAAGGCCGGTCCGGTCCAGGCGAATGCGCCTGGTGCCGTGGCCGATGGCCAGGCGCCGCAGGGCGACAAGCCGGCGCGCAAGCGTCGTCGTCGTCGCCACGGCCGTCCAGTCGAAGGCGGTGAAGCCACGCAGGGCGCCGCGTCGAGCGTTGGTGGCGACGTCGCCGCGAAGGCCCCGCGCACCGCCGGCAACCCACCGCCGAAGGCGCGCCCGGCCGATGCGCCGGTTGTTGCCACCAGCAACGACTCGTTCCTGACCCGTCTGGGCCGCAAGATCAAGTCGCTGGTGGGCGGCTGA